In Zygosaccharomyces rouxii strain CBS732 chromosome D complete sequence, one DNA window encodes the following:
- the APQ12 gene encoding Apq12p (weakly similar to uniprot|P40532 Saccharomyces cerevisiae YIL040W APQ12 Protein involved in nucleocytoplasmic transport of mRNA), producing MSDIPTEEKLAQFIQLVLTKLVRIIQVTIPLITRFSSENPTAFIILTLIVLAFIVLRIIRNIYTIVRRLVFLSLIIFLLLLYVRGFDTVIMFDLPFLYKLILNGQDLETVMVKWGSYLSRTSIHSSHFLYNFCKVRLQELWQSQQQQ from the coding sequence ATGTCTGATATTCCTACTGAAGAGAAATTGGCacaatttattcaattAGTTCTAACTAAACTTGTTAGAATCATTCAAGTGACAATTCCACTAATTACGAGATTTAGCTCTGAAAATCCAACGGCTTTCATTATCTTGACACTAATCGTACTGGCATTCATAGTACTTCGTATAATAAGAAACATTTACACCATCGTGAGAAGACTCGTTTTCTTATCACTCATCATATTTTTACTCTTACTCTACGTTAGAGGATTTGATACTGTGATAATGTTCGATTTACCATTCCTTTACAAACTAATTCTGAACGGTCAAGATCTAGAAACTGTTATGGTTAAATGGGGGTCATATTTAAGCCGCACTTCAATCCATAGTTCTCATTTCCTCTACAATTTCTGTAAGGTGAGATTACAAGAACTCTGGCAatcacaacaacaacaataa
- the ISD11 gene encoding Isd11p (similar to uniprot|Q6Q560 Saccharomyces cerevisiae YER048W-A), with protein sequence MSSLTRTQVLGLYKQFIKNANNFNDYNFKNYFLRRTRASFRENRDVKDQEKLNLLYTNALKDLGVLKRQSLISQMYTFDKLVVEPLKTEHE encoded by the coding sequence ATGTCATCTTTGACAAGAACTCAGGTTCTAGGTCTTTACAAgcaatttatcaagaacGCTAATAACTTCAACGACTATAACTTCAAAAATTACTTTCTAAGAAGAACAAGGGCTTCATTCAGGGAAAATAGAGATGTCAAAGATCAGGAGAAACTAAATTTACTTTATACAAATGCTTTGAAAGACCTAGGTGTTCTAAAGAGACAGTCACTAATATCGCAGATGTACACCTTTGACAAGTTAGTTGTCGAACCTCTAAAAACAGAGCATGAATAA